The Penicillium digitatum chromosome 6, complete sequence genome has a window encoding:
- a CDS encoding 3-isopropylmalate dehydratase, producing the protein MHWRFTTSVIAFLAALGVSWPYDETLAAYNINENQTATNPLDYWGEWPDHTYFPSPKNWRFPVYTLFLDRFVNGDPTNDNVNGTLFEHDINSNQMRHGGDVAGLLDTLDYLQGMGIKGLYLAGLVLMNQPWGSDGYSALDTTLLDQHFGTIQIWRAAITEIHNRGMYVIFDNTVSTMGDLIGFEGYMNTTTPFSIKEHKASWKSDRQYVDFQYGNSYNETCDYPRFWNETGYPVDDDVDYKLRGCYDSDFDQYGDIEAFGVYPDWQRELAKFASVQDRLREWVPSVRERLIRHSCMIIASFDIDGFRYDKATQATVDALGDISGAYRDCARRVGKENFFLPGEITSGNTLGSIFHGRGRQPDMQSQTLEEAFMMTNESDPDYFLRDQNKQATDAAAFHYSVYRSLTRFLGMDGNLAAGYDVPVNWTEAWYQMVLTNDMINANTGKFDPRHMYGATNQDVFRWPTVEYGIERQLLALFITTLHMPGIPMLLWGEEQAFYVLDASAANYIYGRQAMSPATAWKNHGCFQLNSTQYFQWPIKSGRLGCHDETVTYDHRDPAHPVRNIIKHMYQMRQDFGALNDGWWIQLLSNKTHNIYLPGSDGVPTETGMWSVLRSPYYQLQDLGEMGNQTVWFVYQNENRTVHYDFDCSDRTAGLIAPFDTNITVKNLFYPHDELTLQEGPVKLALNGSDKYNGCLDSMTLQPYEFRAYIPKEKFVSPRPMITKFFPGHDAPLLSAVAPDESESVDIGFFFSTEMNCSMVTDSISVESSTETGQLSSVDLGSVSCESIAPEITSWTGQIPSIWSWRATLTGVYNGVHKLTVNNATSADGRATNVIDHFLIRVGQYDNPMIFTSANYSSSLLHGREDGTLFISQHAAGADKYRYSTNWGSTFTEWLPYEGGNHSIQELPWSGTKKQRWNGKHVRVEYWSRLTGSSDYIQEGDGPDWSPGIQRRFPHFFFNGPFNKYGYDAGLDNIVKQDIDGIWKYRFMAEWPAQGQLNVWGINPDNQPDQSYIYGDSDGDSILDRLPPSSLSVTTINITQHPPNPHLAWRIQLNDSNLQFQLVPAGSKYVQMALFFLLCIVPVITASTCAYMFMKTFYRIKFNQVGVSEKKTLISLGFVNKFKSSQAEDGQSRNPFRRLASKSNFLQSTSAFGNRTTHRRKVLIATMEYEIDDWAIKIKIGGLGVMAQLMGKQLGHEDLVWVIPCVGGVKYPIDKQADSMFVMILGNSYEIKVQYHQMKNITYVLLDAPVFRQQSITEPYPARMDDLGSAIYYSAWNQCIAQAMKRFPVDMYHINDYHGSVAPLYILPETIPICLSLHNAEFQGLWPMRTQKEKTEVCSVFNLDLDVVTRYVQFGEIFNLLHAGASYLRLHQQGFGAVGVSKKYGKRSYARYPIFWGLRKVGNLPNPDPSDTGEWDRALPKERDINIDSDFEIRRVELKRQAQEWAGLEQRPDADLLVFVGRWSMQKGIDLIADVLPGVLESRAHVQLICIGPLIDLYGKFAALKLDRMMKLYPGRVCSKPQFTILPHFIFSGADFALIPSRDEPFGLVAVEFGRKGALGIGARVGGLGQMPGWWYTVESTTTSHLLKQFKLAIASALNSKPEVRAMMRARSAKQRFPVAQWVEDLEILQSTSIRVHQKERTKSQSQSAATGAYNAIYGMMTPQSASTRSGASTPPLQPSSRSGTTGSLQRSFIVYSRDASPGLDGRPKSGLSRQISHGVRPLSGTIDPRGRSDIGKGSVIEGYDSAGRASPEAEENSDDEMMATCYADDDYSISPEGPDPARAQTPQPSGAALTKEALSAQRASQSSLLVRCSNTPSSSTAPSTVGTDDTLVPPSRPWAEPGNRLGNASVLSVDSVVGEKKDFKLQKIDPFFTDSNGEYYRVFEKRLEGLNGANSDTQLCIETYLEKSEKKWFDRFRDARLGLNQGSPAGSVHRGKAGASPTGSVTNDDATSHESGEHERKEAPPDEFLLGDDYMPPTGLRKWMQMRIGEWPVYSLFLGLGQIIAANSYQITLLTGEVGQTATKLYGIATVYLITSILWWFFFRYCKSVIVLSVPWFLYGAAFLIIGMAHFEPNSHNRGWIQNIGSSIYAAASSSGSIFFALNFGDESGAPVKQWVFRACLIQGTQQAYVIALWYWGSTLTKATNAGIMDVQGSVTNTWRMTAICTPITILLWAIGLIVYLGLPKYYRQTPGKVPSFYKSVFRRKIVLWNWVVVILQNFFLSAPYGRNWNFLWITQHASSWQILLLCVAFFGFVWIAVLFLLARLSKSHSWILPVLACGLGAPRWAQIWWGTSGSGLYLPWAGSYTAGALVSRSLWLWLGVLDALQGLGFGMILLQTLTRMHICFALLVSQVLGSLATICARAFAPNNIGPGPISPDITAGVGALSNAWFWVALLLQLLIWYVLPYCNLVSPV; encoded by the exons ATGCATTGGAGATTTACAACCTCAGTGATCGCTTTTCTCGCAGCCCTAGGCGTCAGCTGGCCCTACGATGAGACACTCGCTGCTTATAACATCAATGAGAACCAAACAGCGACGAACCCCTTGGACTACTGGGGAGAATGGCCTGATCACACCTATTTTCCGTCTCCCAAAAACTGGCGTTTTCCTGTATATACGCTTTTCCTTGACCGATTTGTGAACGGCGATCCAACGAACGACAATGTAAATGGGACACTCTTCGAACATGATATCAATTCAAATCAAATGAGACATGGAGGCGATGTGGCGGGACTATTGGACACTTTGGACTACTTACAAGGAATGGGCATCAAG GGGCTTTATCTTGCAGGGTTGGTATTAATGAACCAGCCATGGGGATCTGATGGCTACTCGGCGCTCGACACTACTCTACTCGATCAGCATTTTGGGACAATCCAAATCTGGAGAGCAGCGATCACGGAGATTCACAACCGCGGCATGTATGTTATTTTTGACAATACCGTCTCAAC CATGGGAGACCTCATTGGATTCGAAGGTTACATGAACACAACCACCCCTTTCTCAATCAAAGAGCACAAGGCTTCCTGGAAATCGGACCGTCAATATGTTGACTTCCAATATGGAAACTCCTACAATGAGACGTGTGATTATCCTCGCTTCTGGAATGAGACCGGATACCCAGTGGATGATGACGTCGATTATAAGCTACGTGGGTGCTACGATAGTGACTTTGATCAATACGGTGACATTGAGGCCTTTGGTGTCTATCCCGACTGGCAACGAGAACTCGCCAAATTTGCCTCGGTGCAAGATCGGCTGCGTGAATGGGTGCCTAGTGTCAGAGAGAGACTTATTCGTCATTCTTGTATGATTATTGCATCTTTTGACATTGACGGCTTTCGCTACGATAAAGCTACACAAGCCACCGTCGATGCTCTTGGGGATATCTCTGGGGCGTATCGAGACTGTGCTCGCCGCGTGGGAAAAGAGAACTTTTTCCTTCCGGGTGAGATTACCAGCGGTAACACTCTTGGCTCTATCTTCCACGGGCGAGGACGTCAACCTGATATGCAATCACAAACGTTGGAGGAGGCGTTTATGATGACGAATGAATCTGATCCGGATTACTTTCTTCGTGACCAAAATAAGCAGGCTACCGATGCTGCCGCCTTTCATTACTCCGTCTATCGCTCCCTCACCCGCTTCTTGGGCATGGATGGCAATTTGGCCGCTGGCTACGACGTCCCAGTCAATTGGACTGAGGCATGGTATCAAATGGTACTCACCAATGACATGATCAATGCCAACACCGGCAAATTTGATCCACGTCATATGTATGGAGCGACAAACCAGGATGTGTTTCGGTGGCCGACCGTTGAATATGGCATCGAAAGGCAACTTCTGGCTCTTTTCATCACGACGTTGCATATGCCCGGCATTCCAATGCTCCTATGGGGCGAGGAACAAGCATTTTACGTTTTGGATGCTTCGGCTGCTAACTACATCTATGGCCGTCAAGCGATGTCTCCCGCCACAGCTTGGAAAAATCACGGATGTTTCCAGTTGAATTCCACACAATACTTCCAATGGCCTATCAAGTCAGGACGTTTGGGATGTCACGACGAGACAGTCACCTACGACCACCGTGATCCCGCTCACCCTGTGCGGAATATCATCAAACACATGTATCAAATGCGACAAGACTTTGGTGCTCTTAATGACGGATGGTGGATTCAGCTACTCTCCAACAAAACGCACAACATATACCTCCCGGGCTCTGACGGAGTTCCCACAGAAACTGGCATGTGGTCTGTCTTGCGCAGTCCATATTACCAATTGCAAGATCTGGGAGAGATGGGCAACCAAACGGTCTGGTTTGTGTACCAAAATGAAAACCGGACGGTGCACTATGATTTCGACTGCTCTGATCGAACTGCGGGACTGATTGCTCCATTTGACACCAACATCACGGTGAAGAATCTGTTTTATCCCCACGATGAGTTGACGCTACAAGAGGGTCCGGTCAAACTTGCTTTGAACGGCTCCGACAAGTACAACGGCTGTCTCGACAGTATGACGCTTCAACCATATGAATTTAGAGCCTACATCCCCAAAGAGAAATTCGTCTCTCCACGTCCCATGATAACCAAATTCTTCCCTGGACACGATGCTCCGTTACTATCTGCTGTCGCGCCAGATGAAAGTGAGTCGGTGGATATCggctttttcttctccaCGGAGATGAATTGCTCTATGGTAACCGATTCAATATCAGTTGAATCATCTACTGAAACTGGACAATTGTCTTCTGTGGACCTTGGAAGTGTCAGTTGTGAGAGCATTGCACCCGAGATTACATCTTGGACCGGGCAAATCCCATCTATCTGGTCTTGGAGAGCTACCTTGACCGGCGTTTATAATGGCGTGCATAAATTGACGGTGAACAATGCGACAAGTGCTGATGGAAGGGCAACCAATGTCATCGACCATTTCTTGATCCGAGTCGGGCAGTATGATAATCCCATGATCTTTACCTCAGCAAATTACTCCAGCAGTTTGCTTCATGGGCGCGAAGATGGGACTCTTTTCATTTCACAACACGCAGCAGGAGCCGACAAATATCGGTATTCTACCAACTGGGGTAGTACTTTCACTGAGTGGCTTCCATACGAGGGAGGAAACCATAGTATTCAAGAGCTGCCTTGGTCTGGGACGAAGAAACAGAGATGGAATGGGAAACACGTTCGGGTTGAGTACTGGAGTCGCCTCACAGGTAGTAGCGACTACATCCAAGAGGGTGACGGACCCGACTGGAGTCCTGGTATCCAACGTCGGTTTCCTCATTTCTTTTTCAACGGCCCTTTCAACAAGTACGGATATGATGCCGGCTTGGACAACATCGTGAAACAGGATATCGACGGCATCTGGAAATACCGCTTTATGGCTGAATGGCCTGCTCAGGGTCAGCTGAACGTCTGGGGTATCAACCCTGATAATCAACCAGACCAAAGCTACATCTACGGAGATTCCGATGGAGACTCCATTTTAGATCGCCTACCGCCCTCATCACTCAGTGTGACAACCATAAACATCACTCAGCATCCACCGAACCCGCACCTCGCCTGGAGAATTCAACTCAATGACTCGAATTTGCAGTTTCAGCTTGTTCCTGCGGGCTCAAAATATGTTCAAATGgctctctttttccttctctgCATTGTTCCTGTCATAACAGCTTCGACCTGCGCTTACATGTTCATGAAAACATTCTACCGGATCAAGTTTAACCAAGTCGGCGTGAGTGAAAAGAAGACGCTGATTTCATTGGGTTTTGTCAACAAATTCAAGAGCAGCCAGGCGGAAGATGGACAGTCCAGAAACCCCTTTAGACGCCTAGcgagcaagtcaaatttccTTCAAAGCACTTCTGCTTTTGGCAATCGAACCACGCACCGACGTAAGGTCCTCATTGCAACCATGGAATATGAGATCGACGACTGGGCTATCAAGATAAAGATCGGTGGCTTGGGTGTCATGGCACAGTTGATGGGCAAACAGCTCGGACATGAGGATCTTGTCTGGGTTATTCCCTGTGTCGGCGGAGTGAAGTATCCCATCGATAAGCAAGCAGATTCGATGTTCGTCATGATCTTGGGGAATTCGTACGAAATCAAAGTTCAGTACCACCAGATGAAGAACATAACATATGTTTTGCTGGACGCACCTGTTTTCCGCCAGCAGTCCATCACAGAACCCTACCCAGCCCGTATGGACGACCTCGGCAGCGCTATCTACTACTCTGCCTGGAATCAATGTATTGCTCAGGCAATGAAGCGGTTCCCCGTTGATATGTACCACATCAATGACTACCACGGCTCGGTGGCTCCGTTATATATTTTGCCCGAGACTATTCCGATTTGCTTGTCACTTCACAACGCCGAATTTCAAGGTCTATGGCCTATGCGGACACAGAAAGAGAAAACCGAAGTGTGTTCTGTTTTCAACCTTGATTTAGATGTTGTAACGCGCTATGTTCAGTTTGGCGAGATCTTCAATCTTCTTCATGCCGGTGCAAGCTATCTTCGCCTTCATCAACAAGGCTTCGGTGCTGTTGGTGTGTCGAAGAAGTATGGCAAGAGGTCATATGCTCGATATCCAATCTTTTGGGGCCTAAGAAAAGTTGGAAACCTACCTAATCCCGATCCTTCCGATACAGGCGAGTGGGATAGAGCCTTGCCTAAGGAGAGAGATATCAATATCGACAGTGACTTCGAGATACGCAGAGTAGAGCTAAAACGCCAGGCTCAAGAATGGGCTGGTCTCGAGCAAAGACCTGACGCCGATCTGTTAGTCTTTGTTGGAAGATGGTCTATGCAAAAAGGCATCGATCTGATTGCCGATGTCTTGCCCGGTGTATTAGAGAGTCGAGCACATGTCCAGCTGATCTGCATCGGGCCGCTCATTGATTTATATGGCAAATTCGCCGCATTGAAACTAGACCGAATGATGAAGCTCTACCCTGGTCGGGTATGCTCCAAACCTCAGTTCACGATCTTACCACACTTCATCTTCTCTGGCGCAGACTTTGCGCTAATTCCGTCCCGCGATGAGCCCTTTGGTCTTGTCGCCGTCGAATTCGGTCGGAAGGGTGCGCTTGGAATTGGAGCCAGAGTAGGGGGCCTCGGGCAGATGCCTGGCTGGTGGTATACGGTTGAGTCTACGACTACCTCCCACCTATTGAAACAGTTCAAATTGGCTATTGCGAGTGCGCTAAACTCCAAGCCCGAGGTAAGGGCAATGATGCGCGCGAGGTCTGCCAAGCAACGATTCCCAGTTGCTCAGTGGGTCGAAGACCTTGAGATCTTACAGTCCACGTCGATTCGAGTCCATCAAAAGGAACGAACCAAATCCCAGAGTCAGTCCGCCGCCACCGGTGCATATAATGCCATCTACGGGATGATGACTCCGCAGTCTGCGTCGACAAGGTCAGGCGCATCAACACCTCCATTACAACCCTCAAGCCGCTCGGGTACTACAGGATCACTCCAGCGAAGCTTTATTGTATACAGTCGTGACGCGAGCCCTGGACTCGACGGGAGACCGAAGTCGGGGCTCAGTCGCCAGATTTCTCATGGTGTTCGACCGTTATCTGGCACCATAGATCCTCGCGGTCGATCCGATATTGGGAAAGGCAGTGTCATCGAGGGTTATGACAGTGCTGGTAGAGCCTCTCCGGAGGCGGAAGAAAACAGTGACGATGAAATGATGGCCACTTGCTATGCTGATGACGATTATTCCATATCACCTGAAGGACCAGATCCAGCACGTGCACAAACTCCCCAGCCTTCAGGCGCGGCCCTCACTAAAGAGGCCCTCTCGGCCCAACGCGCGAGTCAAAGCTCCTTATTAGTTCGATGTAGCAATACGCCCTCAAGTTCAACGGCACCGAGTACAGTCGGCACAGATGACACCCTTGTTCCTCCTTCTCGCCCGTGGGCAGAGCCAGGAAATCGTCTCGGCAACGCCTCAGTCTTGTCTGTCGACTCGGTTgttggagagaagaaagacttCAAACTTCAAAAGATTGACCCATTCTTCACTGACAGTAACGGCGAGTATTACAGAGTGTTTGAAAAAAGACTCGAGGGCCTCAATGGGGCAAATTCAGACACCCAACTCTGCATTGAGACATACCTCGAGAAGAGCGAAAAGAAATGGTTTGACAGATTCCGCGATGCTCGTCTTGGCCTCAATCAAGGATCCCCAGCCGGCTCAGTGCATCGCGGTAAAGCAGGGGCCTCCCCGACGGGGTCAGTCACCAATGATGATGCGACATCTCATGAAAGTGGTGAGCACGAGAGAAAAGAGGCCCCGCCAGATGAATTTCTTCTTGGTGATGACTATATGCCGCCGACCGGTCTAAGGAAATGGATGCAAATGCGCATTGGAGAATGGCCTGTGTATTCTCTCTTCCTTGGACTGGGCCAGATCATTGCAGCCAATTCCTACCAGATTACCCTTCTCACTGGAGAGGTCGGTCAAACCGCTACGAAATTGTACGGAATCGCTACGGTTTACCTAATAACTTCTATTCTATGGTGGTTTTTCTTCCGATACTGCAAATCCGTGATCGTTCTAAGTGTACCGTGGTTTCTATACGGGGCGGCCTTTTTGATCATTGGAATGGCACACTTCGAGCCCAACTCACATAATCGCGGCTGGATTCAAAATATTGGAAGTAGTATCTATGCTGCTGCATCATCGAGTGGGTCTATCTTCTTCGCCCTCAATTTCGGCGATGAGAGCGGTGCGCCAGTCAAGCAGTGGGTTTTCCGTGCTTGTCTTATCCAGGGCACGCAGCAAGCCTATGTCATTGCCCTTTGGTACTGGGGTTCAACTTTGACTAAAGCTACCAACGCTGGAATTATGGATGTGCAAGGTAGCGTCACCAACACCTGGAGAATGAC AGCAATATGCACACCAATCACCATCCTTTTATGGGCAATCGGTCTCATCGTTTATCTTGGCTTGCCAAAATACTATCGTCAAACTCCTGGTAAAGTGCCATCATTCTACAAATCTGTCTTCCGGCGCAAGATTGTACTCTGGAACTGGGTAGTCGTCATTCTCCAAAACTTCTTTTTGAGTGCTCCATATGGTCGAAACTGGAATT TCCTCTGGATCACCCAGCACGCCAGCTCGTGGCAAATCCTCCTTCTCTGCGTTGCATTCTTTGGCTTTGTCTGGATCGCGGTTCTCTTCCTGCTAGCTAGACTATCCAAGTCCCATAGCTGGATCCTCCCAGTTCTCGCATGTGGTCTGGGTGCGCCTCGCTGGGCGCAAATCTGGTGGGGGACATCTGGCTCCGGCCTGTACCTCCCCTGGGCTGGAAGTTATACAGCAGGTGCCCTTGTATCTCGGAGtctctggctctggctcgGGGTCTTGGACGCATTACAAGGTCTTGGGTTTGGTATGATTCTGCTGCAAACACTGACCCGCATGCATATCTGCTTCGCGCTTCTGGTGTCACAGGTCCTGGGCTCTCTCGCAACGATCTGTGCAAGGGCCTTTGCGCCAAACAACATTGGGCCAGGTCCTATCTCTCCAGATATTACGGCTGGTGTGGGCGCGCTGAGTAATGCGTGGTTTTGGGTTGCTCTTTTGTTGCAGCTATTGATCTGGTATGTGCTCCCCTATTGTAATCTTGTGAGTCCCGTCTAA